A genome region from Pan troglodytes isolate AG18354 chromosome 3, NHGRI_mPanTro3-v2.0_pri, whole genome shotgun sequence includes the following:
- the LOC107974423 gene encoding uncharacterized protein LOC107974423 — MLRRNKLVEERDSHPSAPLRRASATGLSRTQELHTPKRSALPRGSRFHRRLPHGGNHVDGGGRGQTGHRGQGRPADLEKGGGLGGGKRKTKERLRLGKRFAASSSSSGRYHLSRQHPGRLPTPPTFNTREIPYWLTDWVLSAHAHTALLTLGPPSSRPLAGSGEKSGRDLQGALGGVGVGGTTGKLAWVLRCPFKRGSLVSGPKTSAVSA; from the exons ATGCTACGTCGCAATAAACTGGTGGAGGAGCGAGACTCCCACCCGAGCGCTCCCCTGCGCCGCGCCTCCGCGACGGGCCTGAGCCGGACCCAGGAGCTGCACACTCCCAAACGTTCTGCTCTTCCGCGGGGCTCTAGGTTCCACCGGCGCTTACCTCACGGCGGGAATCACGTCGACGGGGGTGGGCGGGGCCAGACGGGTCACCGAGGTCAAGGAAGGCCGGCTGATTTAGAGAAGGGCGGAGGGTTGgggggagggaaaaggaaaacGAAAGAGAGACTGAGGCTGGGAAAACGCTTCGccgcctcctcctcttcctctggaAGATATCATCTATCTCGCCAGCATCCAGGACGACTACCTACGCCACCGACTTTCAACACTCGCGAGATTCCTTATTGGCTCACTGACTGGGTCCTGAGCGCGCATGCGCATACTGCCCTCCTCACCCTTGGCCCGCCCTCTTCCAGACCTCTAGCCGGCTCGGGAGAGAAGAGTGGGCGGGACCTCCAGGGAGCGCTCGGAGGCGTAG GGGTCGGCGGCACTACCGGAAAACTTGCCTGGGTTTTGCGCTGCCCATTCAAACGTGGAAGTCTTGTGTCTGGCCCCAAAACTTCTGCCGTATCCGCTTAG